In Rosa chinensis cultivar Old Blush chromosome 1, RchiOBHm-V2, whole genome shotgun sequence, a genomic segment contains:
- the LOC112196488 gene encoding probable serine/threonine-protein kinase DDB_G0276461: protein MKEISVMKLLRGHPNVVTLYAHAIMDLGRTKEALLVMEYCDKSLVTVLDSRGAGFFDEKQVLAIFRDVCTAVFAMHTLSPPIAHRDLKAENLLLGPDGLWKLCDFGSTSTNHKRFEKPEEMGIEEDIIRKHTTPAYRAPEMWDLFRRELINEKVDIWALGCLLFRICYFKSAFDGESKLQILNGNYRIPELPNYGSSITDLIRDMLQASPDDRPDITQVWFRVNELLPVGLQKSLPDRPPEMHSAGKHEGFSRPANKSPEMPRRSPPPPPSVGESARNPSQTSNMSKAGGGGGPLGAFWSTQHAEDSVVVEEKTAPKFDDSNHPLPKNSAPAKVENTPTYAA from the exons ATGAAGGAAATCTCCGTCATGAAGTTACTCAGAGGGCATCCCAATGTTGTCACTCTCTATGCCCACGCCATCATGGATTTGGGCCGCACAAAGGAGGCACTCCTTGTCATGGAATATTGTGACAAGTCTCTGGTTACCGTACTCGATAGCAGAGGAGCTGGCTTTTTTGATGAGAAACAGGTCCTTGCAATCTTCAGAGATGTGTGTACTGCAGTTTTTGCGATGCACACACTGTCCCCTCCCATTGCTCATAG GGATTTGAAAGCTGAGAATCTTCTGTTGGGGCCGGATGGACTGTGGAAATTGTGTGATTTTGGAAGCACCTCTACCAACCACAAGCGCTTTGAGAAGCCTGAAGAAATGGGTATTGAAGAAGACATTATCAGAAAGCACACAACACCTGCCTACAGGGCCCCTGAG ATGTGGGATCTATTTCGGAGAGAACTTATCAATGAGAAAGTAGACATATGG GCTCTTGGCTGCCTTCTCTTTCGCATTTGCTACTTCAAAAGTGCATTCGATGGAGAGTCAAAGCTGCAGATCTTGAATGGAAACTATCGCATTCCTGAGTTACCTAACTATGGCTCGTCGATTACCGATCTCATCAGAGACATGCTTCAGGCATCACCAGACGACAGACCAGATATCACGCAG GTGTGGTTTCGTGTTAATGAGCTGTTACCAGTTGGTTTACAGAAGTCTTTACCTGATAGGCCACCCGAAATGCACTCTGCTGGAAAACATGAAG GTTTTTCAAGGCCCGCAAACAAGTCGCCTGAAATGCCTCGTAGAAGCCCACCCCCACCACCTTCAGTGGGAGAATCAGCTAGAAATCCATCACAAACGTCAAATATGTCCAAGGCAGGGGGAGGTGGAGGGCCACTTGGTGCATTTTGGTCCACTCAGCATGCTGAGGATTCAGTTGTTGTTGAAGAAAAGACTGCACCTAAGTTTGATGATTCTAATCATCCTTTACCCAAGAACAGTGCCCCTGCAAAAGTGGAAAATACACCAACCTATGCTGCATGA